The stretch of DNA GAGTGGAAGGTGATAATGGGAGTGATTCTTCAGATCGGAATCCAACAGCCGCAGATGCTTCAAGCCGGGGATCATCAGAATCAAGGCAGCGGAGGTTCGACACCTCATCATACCAGCAGCGGGCGGAGGCCTTGGAGGGACTGCTGGAATTCAGTGCCCAGCTGTTACAACAGGAGAGGTATGACGAGTTGGGGGTCTTACTGAAGCCATTTGGTCCTGGCAAAGTCTCCCCCCGAGAAACTGCAATATGGCTGACCAAGAGCTTCAAAGAAACCATACTGTAACTCAATATATTAGGCCTAGTGTCTTTTGCATAGAAACCCATCTTAAGATGCTCATATAccatactctttgatactagatctTAAAATTGTTGAATCAGTTTTGTGATATGAAGTAGCTTGGTAGGCTGACAATTTAGCTTGAGATTAGCTGCTGATTCTCTTTCGAACAATGCATGGACTAGCCTCGAGATTAGCTTGATACTCAAATGTTACAAGAGCCTCTTTACCATCTTCTCCTGTTGACAAGTGTATTATGGCAATGGATAAAATTTTCAGGTGCAGGTGCTTGTATAATCGTGGAACTACTAGTTATGCATCCTCATAGATGTGGTACAAGCTAAGATATAGTCATTTtactttgatgatagcaaactgtcGACTTATTTTTGTTATCATGTGTCGTGATGGCATCAACAACATATTCCCCTGCTTGAATGAAGTTTAATTTCGGGTAAACAATGGCATTGTTGTTTGCTAACTCTCATGTTTGATGCACATCCTGGTTCATGTTTGAGAAAGCAGCAAGTTGGTCTGCTGAGTTGAATGCTAAATGGTTCTCCTGTTGCTTGTGTGCCACCTTTTGCCCTGCTTGAATGAAGTGTAGTTCAGGTTTAATAATGCCATTGTTGCCTGTGATGAGACTTTATGATTCTTGTTTTACTGTTGTTTGTTATGAGACTGCAGGCTCTGATGCCTCAGCACAGCCCGATTCATGTTTGGGAAACTACCAAGTTGGTATGCTCAGCTGAATTCTAAATGGTTCTCCCGTTGCCTGTGTACAACCTTTTGTCCTGCTTGGATGAAAGTTCAGGTTTAACAGTGGCATTGTTATGAGACTGCAAGTTTTGGTTACTCTGCACATCCTAATTCATGTTTGAGAAAGTGCAAGTTGGTCTGCTAAGCTGAATTCTGAATGGCTCTCCTGTTGCTTGTCTACAAAATGTAAATTGGGACTTCATTGTTCATGGAATGTCATGATTGAGGCACCTTCACCCATTGGAAGCACAAGAGTGATCTATCTGCCTAAGAATGGCTGCTTCACTAAACAAGACAGCAACAACAGATCCAACTAGACCACCTAATTTTAAAGCAGACAGTTACCAACAATTTCTTTGTAGAAAGAAAAATTGCTGCAGATTCAATCGCATGAAACAAGCAAGTACATGAATGCCTGCTACACAGTATTTGTGAAATGTGACAACCCTTGAGGTCATCAGGAATGCCTAGAATGATAAACCTCTATGGTAGCACATATCTAATGGAGGTGGCTCTTGCTAAACACCAGTCCATTGCTTGAATCCCTTCTTTCCAGGCATGAAATAAGCAAAGAAAATctaaataaaagagaaagttcAACAACTCAGAATTCCTGACAAAAGTTACGCTTAGGATTTCACTTATTTGAGATCCATCCGGATCTGTATGTGATAGATGAAGACTAACAATCTTCCCTGTGCATTCTGTCTCAAATGTGTCCTAATTTGCATtgacaagaaaagaacaaaattagCAGCCCATGCATAAGATAAGCAAAACCAAAGAAAAGCAATTTTCCATGTACTAATCTGAAGTCATTCTCTGTCCATGCATGAGATAAGTAGAACAAAAGGGAGCTCAAAATACTGAAAGTTCAGGACCAAAAAGTAAGGGTTTGGATTGAGATGTCTTCGATCTCCCTCCTCATGTGTAGGTGCAGTAGCTGAAGAATAACAAAATTTCCTGTGCGATCAATGTCTCAAAAAGGCATGTAATAATTTGCACTAATAAGAATAGAACAAAATTAGCAGCCCAACATGAGAAAATGATATCTCAAATAACCATGCAGAATACCCTCAAGCAAGCTGTACAGAGGCATACTCTATAATGTATGATGTTACTTTGCTTTTACGAGAAACAACTTTCTGTTAGTGCATCAGTAGCCAACACTGCCTTAGTTTGGAAATCAAGACAACTAATAATCAAAAAAATTGAGTATTTAGTGAATCATGGCATCAGTCCAACTAAAGTTGTTGACAAGAGGAAAGAATAATCTAAGAGAGGGAAAAGATAGATACAAATTCTTCAATGCTTCAGAGGACAAGATATAGGCATAAATATGGTCCCTTTTCTCATCCCTTTGTGTTCATCAGAAGAATGAGAATACACATCCTACACTCAGTTCATATATTTGTAGCAAAGCCTGTTTGTTTCTAATGTTTGATTTCAGTCATAGTCTTTATCTGTTGCCCAACACTCTGCTATATAATTAATTCCACATCGGAGAAATGCAAGATAGGTCAATTTAGGACACTGCATCCTGTGGAATGAACTTATTTTGCGGTCACAGTCACCCCATCCTTCCCTGCAATTATAACAGCGGTTGCCATGTCCAAAAACAACCCATGCTCTACAACCCCTTCAAATGATGAAATCTCTTTTCCTGCAGTTGTTGCATCTTTAATAGGTGTCTTGAAGTATAAATCGACGATATAGTTTGAATTATCCGTCACATAAGGCTTGCCATTACCATCCAACCGAAGCTTAGCCTCACATCCTTCTCCTTCGAATAATTCCTGCAACCTTATCTGGTTATACTTCCAGCAGAACTGCACTACTTCCACTGGCATTGCTAGTCCACTTCCACCCAATCCAGTTACAAGTTTTGTCTCGTCCGCCACCACAACAAACTTATCGGATGCTGCCTCAACCATCTTCTCACGAAGCAGAGCCCCTCCGCGTCCTTTTACAAGATTAAGATCTGGATCAACCTGTTACAATTCCAAATCACAGTCTGTAA from Musa acuminata AAA Group cultivar baxijiao unplaced genomic scaffold, Cavendish_Baxijiao_AAA HiC_scaffold_1111, whole genome shotgun sequence encodes:
- the LOC135666601 gene encoding probable ribose-5-phosphate isomerase 3, chloroplastic, which produces MAASSLIHPSSSPLLLRRRALLVRRRPAVAPIRALSVPAALAQDDLKKLAAVRAVEYVSSGMVLGLGTGSTAAFVVAEIGALLSSGKLSDIVGVPTSKRTYEQALSLGIPLSTLDAHPRIDLAIDGADEVDPDLNLVKGRGGALLREKMVEAASDKFVVVADETKLVTGLGGSGLAMPVEVVQFCWKYNQIRLQELFEGEGCEAKLRLDGNGKPYVTDNSNYIVDLYFKTPIKDATTAGKEISSFEGVVEHGLFLDMATAVIIAGKDGVTVTAK